The DNA sequence TTCTTTTTTCCCCGCTTTGTCAGCAAGTATCTTTTGGCTTATCGTCATTCCCATAAGCATAAACTTCCTCTTTCTTAAAAATTACTGTCTGAAGATGGTTTGGATCAGCTAAAAACCTTTGAGCACTTTTTTGCCTTTTTCACTTGACAGGTACTTGTTCAAAGCATTGAGGTATGCTTTGACACTGGCAAAAATTATATCTGTGCTGGACGACTTACCTGCAAAAATTGAATCATTGTTAAATTTCACTTTAACAAAAATCTCCCCAATTGCATCTTTGCCGGCTGAAACCGAGCGCACGGAATAATCCAACAGTCTCCCGCTTATATTTGTTATCTTCTCAATAGCCCTGCATGCAGCGTCAACAGGTCCAGAACCGGACAATGACTCAACATATAGTTTTTTCCCCTTTTTTACACTAACTGTTGCAACAGGAGTAACTCTAGTGCCGCTTAATACTTGAACTCCAACAAGCTTGAAAACTTCCTTATAGCTTCTCACTTGCTCATCGATAATGATCTCGAGGTCTTCATCAAAGATCTTCTTTTTTCTATCAGCAAGTTCTTTGAAGATATTATATGCCTTCTCCAATTCCTCATCAGTTAAATCATAGCCCAACTTTTCATAGCGTTTACGAAGGGCGTGCCTGCCAGAATGTTTACCCAATACTAAATGGCTTTCCTTAACACCGACTGTCTCCGGCTTCATTATTTCATAAGTCATTTTTTTCTTCAAAACACCGTGCTGGTGAATTCCGGCTTCATGGGCAAAAGCATTATCTCCAACAATCGCTTTATTTGGAGGAACAAAAATTCCTGTCAATCTAGAAAGAAGTCTGCTCGATTTGTAAAGTTCTGTCGTCTTTATTTTAGTTTTGAAGGGAAGAAGGTCTTTTCTCACATAAAGCCCCATTACAAACTCTTCCAACGAAGCGTTGCCTGCCCTTTCTCCTATTCCATTTATAGTGCATTCCACCTGCCTTGCCCCATTTTTGACAGCAGCCAATGAGTTTGCCACTGCAAGTCCAAGGTCATTGTGACAATGCACACTAATCACTGCCCTATCTATATTTGGAACATTATTCTTCAAATAAGCGATGATACTGCCAAATTCTTCTGGCATCGAATAGCCAACAGTATCGGGAATATTGACTGTCACCGCGCCTGCATCAATAGCCGCTTCAATTACTTCAGCAAGAAAAGGCAAGTCAGACCTTGAAGCATCTTCTGCTGAAAATTCAACATCAGGAGTAAAGGATTTTGCATATTTTACTGCTTGTACTGCTCTTTTAAGAACCTCCGATTTTGTCATCTTCAACTTATATTTCATAT is a window from the Candidatus Schekmanbacteria bacterium genome containing:
- a CDS encoding 2-isopropylmalate synthase, which codes for MEYVRIFDTTLRDGEQAPGNSLNIKEKLIMARQLAKLKVDIIEAGFPVASKGDFEAVKEIAQKVKGPYIAGLARADKKDIKTAWEAVKYSSKPLIHTFIATSEIHMKYKLKMTKSEVLKRAVQAVKYAKSFTPDVEFSAEDASRSDLPFLAEVIEAAIDAGAVTVNIPDTVGYSMPEEFGSIIAYLKNNVPNIDRAVISVHCHNDLGLAVANSLAAVKNGARQVECTINGIGERAGNASLEEFVMGLYVRKDLLPFKTKIKTTELYKSSRLLSRLTGIFVPPNKAIVGDNAFAHEAGIHQHGVLKKKMTYEIMKPETVGVKESHLVLGKHSGRHALRKRYEKLGYDLTDEELEKAYNIFKELADRKKKIFDEDLEIIIDEQVRSYKEVFKLVGVQVLSGTRVTPVATVSVKKGKKLYVESLSGSGPVDAACRAIEKITNISGRLLDYSVRSVSAGKDAIGEIFVKVKFNNDSIFAGKSSSTDIIFASVKAYLNALNKYLSSEKGKKVLKGF